CGATGGCATCATCGTTTACGCTCATGTAGCAGCCATCCACCAGCACATCGTGACAGACATCAATGTCGATGGCGTCGCTGCTTGGTGCCCGCATGCCACTGGTAGGGGCGAAGATGGTGCAGCCCAGGAAGCGGACGTGGTCGCAACGGTAGATGTGGTTGGTCCAGAACGGACTGTTCTGAATATGCACATCCTGCAAGGTTACGTTGCTGGAGTTGCTGATATAAACGAGACGAGGACGCTGTGCATCCTTGTTGGTACACTGTCGGTTCCAGGTGCGACGAATCCAGAACTCCTCCCAGTAGTGATAACCGTTTCCGTCGATGGTACCCGGACCGGCGATGGTGAAGCCATCACATTTGTCGGCATTGATGAATGCCGAGAAGTATTTGCAGGTTTCGCCCTCGATGCGGGTTTCTACCACAGGGAAGTTGGCGATGCGGTCGCTTCCTTTCAGTTTTCCGCCTTCTGAAACATAGAGATGAGTCTTTGGCTTGAAGAAGAGGGCACCGCTCTGATAGGTTCCGGCAGGTACCACGATAACGCCACCGCCATCCTGGGCAGCACGGTCGATGACAGCCTGGATAGCCTTGGTCTGAATCAGGGTGCTATCCGCCTTTACACCATAGTCGGTGAGAACGTATTTCTTGCCCAGGGTATCCACGTTCACCTTCTGGGCGTTGCTGAACCAGGCATCCATCTTTGTGCCATCAGGCCAAAGCTCGGTTTGTGCCTTCTTTGCTTTCTTCTGTTTCTTAGCGGCGTTGGCGCTTAGTGGCGAAAACGCCACCAGGCAAGCCATCAGCCAGATATATTTCTTCATGATTTGTTTCTTTCTTACCTTTTTACTTTTTTACCTTTACAAGCTTGTAATACTCTGCAGCACCAAGTAGGAGGCAGCCTGTGCCGTAGTCCTCGAAGTCTGGGACTGATGTGAAGGTGACAGGCTGACCGGCTGCAGGATCCTTTCCTGTGCCCTGATTGTAGCCGATGAAGCCATCCTCGTGAACCGATGCGGCAAGCGCCTTCCATGCCTTGTCCATCGCCTTCTGATAGGTGGCTCTAGGAAGAATGCCCTGCTGAACACCCCATGCCATACCATAGAGAAAGAGACCAGTACCCGTCATTTCAGGACCGCCATAGTTGGCTGGACAAACGAGGCTCACGTTCCAGTAGCCATCTTCACGCTGGCATTTCAGGATAGCCTTACTCATCAAGATAAAGTCTTTTTTCAGATACTGATAGTATTTATCTTTCTTTGGCAAAGTCTCCATCACGCGGACCAGGGCAGCATATACCCAACCGTTGCCACGGCTCCAGTAGCAGTTGCTGCCATCCTTCTCCTTGTAAGGCGGCACGTAGTCCTTGTCTCTCCACCAGAGACCTTCTTTCTTGTTGAAGAGGCCATTAGCCAGAGTATCACGGCTCCATTTATAGGAATTCATCGCATAATCCAGATACTTGCGCTCACCGGTAATCTTGGCATACTTGGCGTAGACTGGCATCGCCATCTGGATAGCGTCAATCCAAGTCCAGTAGTTCACACGCTTGGTGCTCATCTGGTGGTCCAGGTTCTCCTTCACCTTGCTCAAATCCTTCTTGCCGCCGGTCTGAACGTAGCGGTCCATGTAGGTTTGCTGGCAGCACTGGTTGTCGGCATCGGTATCGTTCACGCTGCCACGGGCTGTCCACTTGTGGTAATCTGCCCATTTGTCGGTGTAGTCGAGATAGCGCTGCTGAGGGTCAATCTCGTAAAGCGCCATCAATCCCTCGTAATACACGGCACGGGTCCAGAGGTTGCTGGTGCGGATTTTCTTTACGAATGTGTCGAGAGTAGGGTCGCTATACTTCGCCATGAAGTAGTTGTTGGTGCGATGGGCTACCTCCAGAATTTCATTTTGCAATGCGTTCTGGGCTGATACAGAGGTCAGACCCAGGAGCATGAAGAGCGATGAAAAGATCAGTTTCTTCATTTGTCTTGTTATTAATGTTTGTTTATTATTTATTTGATTTCCACGAGTTTCACGGTGCTGTTCAGACCGCTTGGCACAGGAGTCCATTTCTCGTAGGTGGTCTTCTTGTAGTTGATGTCCACCACGTTGATTTCCTTCATCTTGCGCCACTTTACGCCTTGACGGTCCATTTCTGCGATGCGGTTGGCTGGCAGGTTGGTTACCTCGATGCGGAGGGTATTCTTGCCCTTTACCAGCTTGTCCTGGCAGTTGAGGATGTAAGGCACAGCCCAGGCACAACCCACGTACTCGCCGTTGATATAGACACGAGCACTCTCGCGAACATCACCCAGGTCGATGGCCCACTGCTTCTTGGCATCGTCCTTCGACAGCTTGATGGTGGTTTCATAAACACCAGTTCCCATCATCACCTTCGTCTTGTCGCTGAGACCTTCCCAAGACTTTACGCCCTTCAGGTTGAAGGTTTCGTCTACCTTTGGAGCATCCTCGATGAACGACAGTTTCCAGGAATTTGCGGTCAGGTCGATGGTCTTGCTATCCGTAGCAGCGATGGCTTCCTTGCCGCCCACCTTCACGTTAGAACCGAGCTTCCATTCATTCACTGGTTTGTTTGATGTGATGAGGATGCGGCTCTCGCCACTCTTCAGGTTCAGCTGGATGCCCTTGTCACCGATGGCAGCCTCGTGGTATTCGCCCGTCATAGGGTTGTACCAGATGCCATGCTTCTCGTTCACGGCCAATGCCACGCTAGAGGCGATGTCCTTGCTGGTGAGGTTGGCGATGAAGTAATGATGACCGATGCTGTTGGCACGTCGAATCATCTTCAAGCCCAGGTTCTTTCTCATCAGTTCCGGTTTTGCCGCCTGTTCCATTGCCTTGATATTATCGCCCTTGATAATCTTGGCGCCTTGTGATTTCAATTCTGATATGTGCTCAATCACATCGCTTGGCATGATGTTGTTGCCAGGAATGATGATACCCTTGTATCGGGTTCCGGCAGCCGTTTCAATCATACCGTTCTTAAAGGTACACGTGCGAAGGTACTTGTCGCTGATGTAATCGCAGTCGAATCCTGCCTTGTCGATGTCGAGAATCACCTTGATAAACTCCGGTGCCTTCTTCGCCATACTGTGGATATCGAATTGCATCAGCCAGTTTTTGGTATCCTTGCGCCACATATCTCTTACTGGCAGATAAACCAGGAAATCATTGTCTGGCTGTCCCCACTGCAGATAGGTTTGGCAGTTGGTGATGTATTTCATCAGTTCCGGAGCGTCGCGCCAGATGCTGTTGGTAGGACTCATATCTACCGAAGCATAGAACTTCCAGCCTGGCCATGGATCGTTCTTAGGCGAATAGGCGGTGCCATGGAAGAACATGTGGTTTACTCCGGCGCAGAACATCAGGTCCATATCCGGTTTCATCTGGCTCAGGGAAGTGCTGAAGTGCTCGGTGAGCCAGGTGAAGGTTTCGCTGGATGTATATTTCTTTCCGGTGATGTGCGCAGCCGATGGAGCATATTTCAGCATGCTGAGGTCGCTGAAGTTAGGACGGGTCTTGCCCGGATCCTTGCGCAGCCCCTTGATGCCGAAGTCGGTCAGTCCGAAGCCTTCAATTTCCGGAATGTCAACGGCTGCATAGCAGTCGATGAGGTTGGCTGGTGAACCGTGTGCCTGGTTGCGGGTGATGGCACCACGCTTGTTTGCCCATTTGGTCCACTGTTCGGTGAAGTTATGGAGCAGCATGTCGCCCAGGGTTTCACGGTAATCGCTTACCACCCCAGCATCGCCATCAAGGAACTCTGGGAACTTATCCTGCAGCTTGTATCCGTGATATTTCTCGAATTCTGTCAGGAGGTTAGGCGTCCAGTTGGCGCCATACACCTCGTAGCTGTCATTGAAGAAGGTATGCGGATATGGAGCCTTCGATGCTACGAAGGCGCTGTCGATGTGGTGCAGGTAATTCGCCACGGCAGTAGAGTCGAAGTGGTCGATAACGTATCCTTCTCCGCCCGGAGCCGCACGCTTCACCTTCTGTCGTGTGCGGCTTTCATAGAGAGCGATGACGCGTTTCTTGTATTTTTCACCCTCCACAGGGAATGCCTTGATGACCTTCAGTTTGGCGAAGGCACGTTCTTTCTGTGGCACGTTGAATTCTATCTCCATCAGTTTCTGCTTCACATCCACGATGGTATCTACGAACACCGCCTTGCATGCCGCCTCGCTGATAGGCACCCAAGGACCTCCGAAAGGCCAGCCTGTTCCGGTGGCCATATCCGTCTCGATGCCCACCTGCTTGTTTTCCTTCTCCACGAACTTGAGCATGTCCATCCATTTAGGCGAGAGATAAGGGATATCGTTCTTGTCGTTGCCCTGCACACCATAGAGTGGTGTGATTTCCACGGCACCGATGCCCGCCTTGGCGTATTCGTCAAGGTTCCACTTCAGGTTTTCCTTATCTACGGCAGATCCCATCCACCACCATCTTACGCCTGGTTTGGCTTCCTGCGTAGGGGTAGGGAGGAACTGAGCCTGGCAGTTGAGTGACGACATCAATG
The Segatella copri DNA segment above includes these coding regions:
- a CDS encoding glycoside hydrolase family 28 protein; its protein translation is MKKYIWLMACLVAFSPLSANAAKKQKKAKKAQTELWPDGTKMDAWFSNAQKVNVDTLGKKYVLTDYGVKADSTLIQTKAIQAVIDRAAQDGGGVIVVPAGTYQSGALFFKPKTHLYVSEGGKLKGSDRIANFPVVETRIEGETCKYFSAFINADKCDGFTIAGPGTIDGNGYHYWEEFWIRRTWNRQCTNKDAQRPRLVYISNSSNVTLQDVHIQNSPFWTNHIYRCDHVRFLGCTIFAPTSGMRAPSSDAIDIDVCHDVLVDGCYMSVNDDAIAIKGGKGTWADQALENGPVYNVLIQNCHYGTVHGCLTLGSESVKDRNIVLRNIKVDKAQRVLWLKMRPDTPQHYEYVTVDNIQGITGSFLVIRPWTQFFKPGDRKDMPLSQCNNITMKNIQMDCDNFFDVAKSDKYRLVDFTFEDITCTDKKMAFDASLIENTMAKKVNITPRSKSNGLKTTGDADGLK
- a CDS encoding glycoside hydrolase family 88 protein; translation: MKKLIFSSLFMLLGLTSVSAQNALQNEILEVAHRTNNYFMAKYSDPTLDTFVKKIRTSNLWTRAVYYEGLMALYEIDPQQRYLDYTDKWADYHKWTARGSVNDTDADNQCCQQTYMDRYVQTGGKKDLSKVKENLDHQMSTKRVNYWTWIDAIQMAMPVYAKYAKITGERKYLDYAMNSYKWSRDTLANGLFNKKEGLWWRDKDYVPPYKEKDGSNCYWSRGNGWVYAALVRVMETLPKKDKYYQYLKKDFILMSKAILKCQREDGYWNVSLVCPANYGGPEMTGTGLFLYGMAWGVQQGILPRATYQKAMDKAWKALAASVHEDGFIGYNQGTGKDPAAGQPVTFTSVPDFEDYGTGCLLLGAAEYYKLVKVKK
- a CDS encoding glycosyl hydrolase; its protein translation is MMNKKQKYKFIGLSFAMALMSSLNCQAQFLPTPTQEAKPGVRWWWMGSAVDKENLKWNLDEYAKAGIGAVEITPLYGVQGNDKNDIPYLSPKWMDMLKFVEKENKQVGIETDMATGTGWPFGGPWVPISEAACKAVFVDTIVDVKQKLMEIEFNVPQKERAFAKLKVIKAFPVEGEKYKKRVIALYESRTRQKVKRAAPGGEGYVIDHFDSTAVANYLHHIDSAFVASKAPYPHTFFNDSYEVYGANWTPNLLTEFEKYHGYKLQDKFPEFLDGDAGVVSDYRETLGDMLLHNFTEQWTKWANKRGAITRNQAHGSPANLIDCYAAVDIPEIEGFGLTDFGIKGLRKDPGKTRPNFSDLSMLKYAPSAAHITGKKYTSSETFTWLTEHFSTSLSQMKPDMDLMFCAGVNHMFFHGTAYSPKNDPWPGWKFYASVDMSPTNSIWRDAPELMKYITNCQTYLQWGQPDNDFLVYLPVRDMWRKDTKNWLMQFDIHSMAKKAPEFIKVILDIDKAGFDCDYISDKYLRTCTFKNGMIETAAGTRYKGIIIPGNNIMPSDVIEHISELKSQGAKIIKGDNIKAMEQAAKPELMRKNLGLKMIRRANSIGHHYFIANLTSKDIASSVALAVNEKHGIWYNPMTGEYHEAAIGDKGIQLNLKSGESRILITSNKPVNEWKLGSNVKVGGKEAIAATDSKTIDLTANSWKLSFIEDAPKVDETFNLKGVKSWEGLSDKTKVMMGTGVYETTIKLSKDDAKKQWAIDLGDVRESARVYINGEYVGCAWAVPYILNCQDKLVKGKNTLRIEVTNLPANRIAEMDRQGVKWRKMKEINVVDINYKKTTYEKWTPVPSGLNSTVKLVEIK